One window of Papaver somniferum cultivar HN1 chromosome 9, ASM357369v1, whole genome shotgun sequence genomic DNA carries:
- the LOC113311182 gene encoding E3 ubiquitin-protein ligase UPL5-like, protein MVMMFPEVKDDNEKLHKLVIDRLLIFKESFELIAHVTPKSLHNGLFVEFQDEVATGHGVLQEWLLLVCQALFSPENSLLVKCPEDCRRFFPNPAQLKPEQLDLFGFCGRVIALAVMHRVQVGISFDHVFSLQLAGKEISSEDIQCADPIMYRSCKKTLEMDADFVDSDAMGLTFVREIEEFGSKKTVELCPGGNNIVVNSKNKEQYVNLHIQHCFVKSITAKVAYFSRGFADMLCKPRLAKRFFQATCLIGLDCALLGGDNAIRVKDWKAHMYEGYSETDEQICWFWKVVKGMSMEQQRQLLYFWTSVKYLPVNGFSALPYLLTFSKTSGSDECLPSSHTCFFQLALPHYSSLAITQGHLSFVCRRHVACSFRFL, encoded by the coding sequence ATGGTGATGATGTTCCCTGAGGTCAAGGATGATAACGAAAAGTTGCACAAACTTGTCATTGACAGGTTGCTCATATTCAAGGAATCATTTGAACTCATTGCTCATGTAACACCCAAGTCCTTGCACAATGGTCTTTTCGTGGAGTTCCAAGACGAGGTAGCTACGGGCCATGGTGTCCTGCAGGAGTGGCTTCTCTTGGTATGCCAAGCACTCTTTAGTCCAGAAAATTCCCTTCTTGTAAAATGCCCAGAGGATTGCCGCAGATTCTTTCCCAACCCTGCACAACTCAAGCCCGAACAACTTGATCTGTTTGGCTTTTGTGGCCGAGTTATCGCTTTAGCCGTGATGCATAGAGTGCAGGTAGGCATTTCATTCGACCATGTTTTTTCCTTGCAATTAGCAGGGAAGGAAATATCTTCGGAAGACATACAATGCGCAGATCCAATCATGTACAGGAGTTGCAAAAAGACTCTGGAGATGGATGCTGATTTTGTTGATTCAGATGCAATGGGGTTAACATTTGTCAGAGAAATCGAAGAGTTCGGATCCAAGAAAACCGTGGAGCTGTGCCCCGGAGGAAACAACATTGTTGTCAATAGTAAGAACAAAGAACAATATGTAAATCTTCATATTCAACATTGCTTTGTCAAATCCATCACCGCAAAGGTTGCCTATTTTTCAAGAGGCTTTGCTGATATGCTTTGCAAGCCAAGGCTGGCGAAACGCTTTTTCCAAGCAACATGTCTGATAGGTCTAGATTGTGCTTTACTTGGAGGTGATAACGCTATTCGTGTGAAAGATTGGAAAGCACACATGTACGAGGGATACAGCGAAACTGACGAACAGATTTGCTGGTTTTGGAAAGTTGTAAAGGGTATGTCCATGGAGCAGCAGAGGCAACTTCTTTACTTTTGGACCTCAGTGAAATACCTGCCAGTAAATGGTTTTTCTGCTTTGCCTTATCTTTTGACATTCTCCAAGACATCCGGTTCTGATGAGTGCCTTCCATCATCCCACACATGCTTCTTCCAGTTGGCACTTCCACATTACTCATCTCTAGCCATCACACAAGGGCATCTCTCTTTTGTCTGCCGAAGGCATGTAGCCTGTAGTTTTAGATTTCTGTGA